One window of Desulfocurvibacter africanus subsp. africanus DSM 2603 genomic DNA carries:
- the hflX gene encoding GTPase HflX: protein MLSAASGRQIGLLLDRQGRPEMVIVGNAHSILIPELGRERAVGGRLRGLRLLHTHLTDSGLSEEDLTDMLFLRLDSMAALSVDKLGQPQTLHVAHLLPPNPENRSWEILPPRRWDRLDLDFTAMAESLEDELARGVEVKAVAGEERALLISVSTESRAVQEASLNELAELARTAGLSVMGRMTQRMRQMNPKTVLGKGKIAELEVQALQQDAQVLVFDRELTPAQQRTLADMTERKVLDRTQLILDIFAQRATSRSGKLQVEMAQLKYLQPRLVGQNRALSRLAGGIGGRGPGETKLEIDRRRVRERITRIKSELEDLRRRRGYTRERRAKSGVPVVALVGYTNAGKSTLLNTLTGSVVLAEDKLFATLDPTSRRIRFPREREVVLTDTVGFIRQLPDELREAFQATLEELESADLLVHVADAGSPELESQVAAVEFILGEMELGKIARVLVLNKWDTLAEEERQIVRNIYPEGIPVVAKDRSSLEPLVEAILAKLPEAGDTEVTQSDQQ, encoded by the coding sequence ATGCTTTCGGCCGCCAGCGGGCGCCAGATCGGCCTGCTTCTGGACCGCCAGGGCCGTCCCGAGATGGTCATAGTGGGCAACGCCCACTCCATCCTGATTCCCGAACTGGGCCGCGAACGGGCCGTGGGCGGCCGCTTGCGCGGCCTGCGCCTCCTGCACACGCACCTCACCGACAGCGGGCTGTCCGAAGAGGATCTCACGGACATGCTTTTCCTGCGCCTGGATTCGATGGCGGCCTTGAGCGTAGACAAGCTCGGCCAGCCGCAGACTTTGCATGTGGCGCACCTGCTTCCGCCCAATCCCGAGAACCGCTCCTGGGAGATCCTGCCGCCCAGGCGTTGGGATCGCCTGGACCTTGACTTCACGGCCATGGCCGAGTCCCTGGAGGACGAGCTGGCGCGCGGCGTCGAGGTCAAGGCCGTGGCGGGCGAAGAGCGCGCCCTGCTGATATCCGTGTCAACGGAGTCGCGCGCCGTGCAGGAAGCTTCGCTCAATGAACTGGCCGAGCTGGCGCGCACCGCGGGCTTGTCCGTCATGGGCCGCATGACCCAACGCATGCGTCAGATGAATCCCAAGACTGTGCTGGGCAAGGGCAAGATCGCCGAGTTGGAGGTCCAGGCCCTGCAACAGGACGCCCAGGTGCTCGTCTTCGACCGCGAGCTGACGCCCGCGCAGCAGCGTACCCTGGCCGACATGACCGAGCGCAAGGTGCTGGACCGCACTCAGCTCATTCTGGACATTTTTGCCCAGCGCGCCACCTCCCGCTCGGGCAAGCTGCAGGTGGAGATGGCCCAGCTCAAGTACCTCCAGCCCAGGCTGGTGGGCCAGAACAGGGCCTTGTCGCGGCTGGCCGGCGGCATCGGCGGCCGGGGTCCCGGCGAGACCAAGCTGGAGATCGACCGCCGCCGCGTGCGCGAGCGCATCACGCGCATCAAGAGCGAGCTTGAGGACCTGCGCCGTCGGCGGGGCTACACCCGCGAACGCAGGGCCAAGTCTGGCGTGCCCGTTGTGGCTCTGGTGGGTTACACCAACGCCGGGAAATCGACGCTGCTCAATACCCTGACAGGCTCCGTGGTCCTGGCCGAAGACAAGCTCTTCGCCACCCTTGACCCCACCAGCCGACGCATCCGCTTCCCTCGCGAACGCGAGGTGGTGCTTACGGATACCGTGGGTTTCATCCGCCAACTGCCTGACGAGCTCCGGGAGGCATTTCAGGCCACCCTGGAGGAGTTGGAATCCGCCGACCTGCTGGTGCACGTGGCCGATGCCGGCTCCCCGGAGCTGGAATCCCAGGTGGCGGCGGTGGAATTCATTCTGGGCGAGATGGAGCTTGGGAAAATCGCGCGCGTGCTGGTGCTCAACAAATGGGACACCCTGGCGGAGGAAGAGCGCCAGATCGTGCGCAACATCTATCCCGAAGGCATTCCGGTCGTTGCCAAGGACAGGAGCAGTCTGGAGCCGCTGGTGGAGGCCATCCTGGCCAAGCTGCCGGAGGCCGGTGACACGGAAGTGACGCAGAGTGATCAGCAGTAG
- a CDS encoding IMP cyclohydrolase has product MDMLPIGRALLSVTDKSGLAEFAAFLAGNGVELVSTGGTKKAMEAAGLAVTSVSDVTGFPEILGGRVKTLHPYIHGGVLADKDDPAHLTTLADHGIKTFDLVCVNLYDFASAVRGQADLKAAVEQIDIGGPTLLRAAAKNFHSMLVVPDPLHYPRIMAELAANGFKVGLGLRRELAAETFRRVSGYDAMIAEYISSREA; this is encoded by the coding sequence ATGGATATGCTGCCCATCGGCAGGGCGCTTTTGAGCGTCACGGACAAGTCGGGCCTCGCCGAGTTCGCCGCCTTCCTGGCTGGAAACGGCGTGGAGCTGGTTTCCACGGGCGGCACCAAGAAAGCCATGGAGGCCGCGGGCCTTGCGGTCACATCCGTCAGTGATGTGACGGGCTTCCCCGAGATCCTTGGCGGCAGGGTCAAGACGCTGCACCCGTACATTCACGGCGGCGTGCTGGCCGACAAGGACGATCCGGCCCATCTGACAACACTGGCGGACCACGGCATCAAGACCTTCGACCTGGTCTGCGTCAATCTCTACGATTTCGCCTCGGCCGTGCGCGGCCAGGCCGACCTCAAAGCCGCCGTGGAGCAGATCGACATCGGCGGTCCCACGCTGCTGCGCGCCGCGGCCAAGAATTTTCACTCCATGCTGGTGGTCCCGGACCCGCTGCACTATCCTCGCATCATGGCCGAGCTGGCTGCCAACGGCTTTAAGGTCGGGCTCGGGCTGCGTCGGGAGTTGGCCGCCGAAACCTTCCGCAGGGTTTCGGGCTACGACGCCATGATCGCGGAGTACATCTCCAGCAGGGAGGCATAA
- a CDS encoding tetratricopeptide repeat protein — protein MSTNLDYEINKELGECYLFMGELDKAEDYYKKAIGSNGVHADPYLGMATIAVQRGELDKALTLYQKAASIEESDKPLAGMALVEMEIGREEAAFEHMIKALEKNPENMVAIFGLIRLAHTLGRLDTVVPHLENYLQLDPMKNEIRYSLAGCLICLGRNAEAKNHLARILENDPDNAQAKELMSQAA, from the coding sequence ATGAGCACCAATCTTGACTACGAGATCAACAAGGAACTCGGGGAATGCTACCTGTTCATGGGTGAGCTGGACAAGGCCGAGGACTACTACAAGAAGGCCATCGGCTCCAACGGCGTGCACGCCGATCCTTACCTCGGCATGGCCACCATCGCCGTGCAGCGCGGCGAACTGGACAAGGCCCTGACTCTGTACCAGAAGGCCGCTTCCATCGAAGAGAGCGACAAGCCCCTGGCCGGCATGGCCCTGGTGGAGATGGAGATCGGTCGCGAAGAGGCCGCCTTCGAGCACATGATCAAGGCTCTGGAGAAGAATCCCGAGAACATGGTGGCCATCTTCGGCCTCATCCGCCTGGCCCACACCCTGGGCCGCCTGGACACCGTGGTCCCGCACCTGGAGAACTACCTCCAGCTCGACCCCATGAAGAACGAGATCCGTTACTCTCTCGCGGGTTGCTTGATCTGCCTGGGCCGCAACGCCGAGGCCAAGAACCACCTGGCGCGCATTCTGGAGAACGATCCCGATAACGCCCAGGCCAAAGAACTGATGAGCCAGGCCGCCTAA
- the flgB gene encoding flagellar basal body rod protein FlgB produces MERALLFDMRSEPTSAAGVNAQGSQKEDEYAMKTLFQPHMELTKKVMDLRLQRQNLVIANISNINTPNYKPRRLDFEEKLQKALDIDSRGKMARTDENHVPTAFNAKGFSGDWEKEFKPRAEHGQDSVDLDKEMAILSKNNMLYDALSQLTKEGYKGINKVINESKS; encoded by the coding sequence ATGGAACGAGCTTTGCTATTCGATATGCGTTCCGAACCGACATCTGCCGCGGGCGTGAATGCCCAAGGCTCGCAGAAGGAGGATGAATACGCCATGAAGACACTGTTCCAGCCCCATATGGAGCTAACCAAGAAGGTCATGGACCTGCGTCTGCAACGTCAGAATCTCGTCATCGCCAATATCTCCAACATCAATACGCCGAACTATAAGCCGCGTCGGCTTGATTTCGAGGAGAAGCTCCAGAAGGCCCTGGACATAGACTCACGCGGTAAGATGGCCAGGACGGATGAAAACCATGTACCGACCGCGTTCAACGCCAAGGGATTCTCCGGCGACTGGGAGAAGGAGTTCAAGCCTCGCGCCGAGCACGGACAGGATTCCGTGGATCTGGACAAGGAAATGGCCATCCTCAGCAAGAACAACATGCTCTATGACGCCCTGAGCCAACTGACCAAGGAAGGCTACAAGGGCATCAACAAAGTCATAAACGAAAGCAAGAGCTAG
- the flgC gene encoding flagellar basal body rod protein FlgC, translated as MDFMTALDVAASGLTAKRTQLNIISSNLANINTTRTAEGGPYRRKTVVFQTTGTRSPFDSAMMDAMERELKGVKISHITKDNRPFKIVNDPGHPDADEFGNVRFPDINVVEEMAHMITAMRSYEANAASVESIKSMFSKALQIGQSV; from the coding sequence ATGGACTTCATGACCGCACTCGATGTGGCCGCTTCGGGCCTCACGGCCAAACGGACGCAATTGAACATCATCTCGTCCAACCTGGCCAACATCAACACCACGCGCACGGCCGAAGGCGGGCCCTACCGGCGCAAGACCGTGGTCTTTCAAACCACGGGCACCCGCTCGCCCTTCGACAGCGCCATGATGGACGCCATGGAACGCGAGCTTAAGGGCGTCAAGATCTCGCACATCACCAAGGACAATCGGCCCTTCAAGATCGTTAACGATCCCGGACACCCCGACGCCGACGAATTCGGCAACGTGCGTTTTCCGGATATCAACGTGGTCGAGGAGATGGCCCACATGATCACGGCCATGCGCTCCTACGAAGCCAACGCCGCCTCGGTGGAATCCATCAAGAGCATGTTCAGCAAGGCTCTGCAGATCGGCCAGAGCGTATAA
- the fliE gene encoding flagellar hook-basal body complex protein FliE — protein MSVSNVAMRAYSKALDAHKEAEKKALGSASYNPDAESGFTKTMNASLKKVNDLQLEKNSMVEAFASGENQNVHELMIQIQKAGLAINMTSAVRNKIMTAYQEIMRMSF, from the coding sequence ATGAGCGTTTCCAATGTCGCCATGAGGGCATACTCGAAGGCCCTGGACGCCCACAAGGAAGCCGAGAAAAAGGCTCTGGGCAGCGCCAGCTACAATCCCGACGCCGAATCCGGCTTCACCAAGACCATGAATGCCTCGCTCAAGAAGGTCAACGACCTGCAACTGGAGAAGAACTCCATGGTCGAGGCTTTTGCCTCCGGCGAAAACCAGAACGTGCACGAGCTCATGATCCAGATCCAGAAGGCCGGCCTGGCTATCAACATGACCAGCGCGGTGCGCAACAAAATCATGACGGCCTATCAGGAAATAATGCGCATGAGCTTCTAG
- the fliF gene encoding flagellar basal-body MS-ring/collar protein FliF — protein sequence MPPFLQDSLNKLTAFWSDRSMAQRVMIGGLAASLVVIFLLLIIWLNQPDYKILYSNLPPEDAGRVAEQLKKQKIDYKLEDSGKTVLVPSDQVYQLRLDMAGEGLLHGTGLGFELFDEVKIGQTDFVQRINYQRALQGELSRTITEFPEIERARVHIVMPHKSLFIEEQSPPTASIILKLAEGRELNQKQIEAIVNLVSLSVEGLDKSQITVADVAGKLLFQADSDDSVKGLTLGQLEYRTTLQRNLEQRIEQLLTPVVGVGKVIARVNADVDFSQKTITKDIYDPSSAVVRSEQRTEEQTKGRANIEGGEPDPNFRGDGFNGSLSSQDSNRETRTTNFEINKEQQSIVVPVGEIDRLSVAVIVDGTWQAPAEGEGEPVWVPRSQEEIQRITELVRNTVGFSQSRGDAIEVSNISFGEPDMFGEPSLMQTMLEYMQRLGKPILNGLLIFLFLLLIVRPVVLSLIKPKVAAEEIEELISLPEADERLALEEGVQDEVLDLNRRLELAKAQALQLAEKDMDQAVAVLKTWLKQEAA from the coding sequence ATGCCTCCCTTCCTGCAAGACAGCCTAAATAAGCTGACAGCCTTCTGGAGCGACCGTTCCATGGCCCAACGGGTCATGATCGGTGGCTTGGCGGCCTCGCTGGTCGTCATCTTCCTCCTGCTCATCATCTGGCTGAACCAGCCGGACTACAAGATACTCTACTCGAACCTCCCGCCTGAAGACGCGGGCAGGGTCGCCGAGCAGCTGAAGAAACAGAAGATCGACTACAAGCTTGAGGATAGCGGCAAGACCGTGCTCGTCCCTTCGGACCAGGTCTATCAGCTGCGCCTGGACATGGCGGGGGAAGGTCTCCTGCATGGCACGGGCTTGGGATTCGAGCTTTTCGACGAGGTGAAGATCGGACAGACCGACTTCGTGCAGCGCATCAACTACCAGCGCGCCCTGCAGGGCGAACTGTCGCGCACCATCACCGAGTTCCCCGAGATCGAACGCGCCCGCGTGCACATCGTCATGCCCCACAAGAGCCTGTTCATCGAGGAGCAGTCCCCGCCCACCGCCTCCATTATCCTCAAGCTCGCCGAGGGACGGGAGCTTAATCAGAAGCAGATCGAGGCCATAGTCAACCTCGTGTCACTCTCGGTGGAAGGGCTGGACAAAAGTCAGATCACCGTGGCCGACGTGGCCGGCAAGCTCCTCTTCCAGGCCGATTCCGATGATTCGGTGAAAGGTCTGACCTTGGGCCAGCTTGAGTACCGCACCACACTGCAGCGCAATCTCGAACAGCGCATCGAGCAGCTCCTGACGCCTGTGGTGGGCGTGGGCAAGGTCATCGCCCGCGTCAACGCCGACGTGGACTTCAGCCAGAAGACCATCACCAAGGATATTTACGACCCCAGCTCGGCGGTCGTGCGCAGCGAGCAGCGCACCGAGGAGCAGACCAAGGGCAGGGCCAATATCGAAGGCGGAGAGCCCGACCCGAACTTCCGTGGCGACGGCTTCAACGGAAGCCTCTCCAGCCAGGACTCCAACCGGGAAACGCGCACCACCAACTTCGAGATCAACAAGGAACAGCAGAGCATCGTCGTGCCCGTGGGCGAGATCGACCGCCTGTCCGTGGCCGTCATCGTGGACGGAACCTGGCAGGCGCCCGCCGAGGGAGAAGGCGAGCCCGTGTGGGTGCCGCGCTCCCAGGAGGAGATCCAGCGCATCACGGAGCTCGTGCGCAATACCGTCGGCTTCAGCCAGTCGCGCGGCGACGCCATCGAAGTTTCCAACATTTCCTTTGGCGAGCCCGACATGTTCGGCGAGCCGAGCCTGATGCAGACCATGCTCGAGTACATGCAGCGCCTGGGCAAACCCATCCTCAACGGCCTGCTCATCTTCCTCTTCCTGCTGCTCATCGTGCGGCCGGTGGTGCTCTCGCTCATCAAGCCCAAGGTCGCAGCCGAAGAGATCGAGGAACTCATCAGCCTGCCCGAAGCCGACGAACGCCTCGCCCTCGAGGAAGGCGTGCAGGACGAGGTGCTGGACCTGAACAGGCGGCTTGAGTTGGCCAAGGCACAAGCCTTGCAGCTTGCCGAGAAGGACATGGATCAAGCAGTGGCAGTGCTCAAGACTTGGCTGAAGCAAGAGGCAGCCTAA